In a genomic window of Callospermophilus lateralis isolate mCalLat2 chromosome 12, mCalLat2.hap1, whole genome shotgun sequence:
- the F7 gene encoding coagulation factor VII, producing MASHGLILLCFLLGLQGSLAAVFVTQEEAHSVLHRQRRANSLLEELRPGSLERECKEEQCSFEEAREIFRSPERTRQFWTSYNDGDQCASNPCQNGGSCEDQLQSYVCFCLPDFEGRNCETNKNAQLICVNENGGCEQYCSDREGDKRSCRCHEGYALQPDGVSCMPTAEYPCGKIPILEKKNASNPQGRIVGGKVCPKGECPWQAVLLLNRALLCGGTLLDPSWVVSAAHCFDKIRSWRNLSVVLGEHDLSEDDGDEQARWVVQVIIPDKYVVGKTDHDIALLRLHQPVTLTDHVVPLCLPERAFSENTLASIRFSWVSGWGQLLDRGATALELMAIEVPRLMTQDCLEQSKQRPDSPVVTENMFCAGYLDGSKDACKGDSGGPHATRYRGTWYLTGVVSWGEGCAAAGHVGVYTRVSQYTEWLNRLMDSKPQLGILRRAPFP from the exons ATGGCTTCCCACGGGCTCATcctcctctgctttctgctcgGACTTCAGGGATCCCTGGCTGCAG TCTTCGTGACGCAGGAGGAAGCGCACAGTGTCCTCCACAGGCAGCGGCGTGCCAACTCCCTCCTGGAGGAGCTGCGGCCAGGCTCCCTGGAGAGGGAGTGCAAGGAGGAGCAGTGCTCCTTTGAGGAAGCCCGCGAGATCTTCAGGAGCCCGGAGAGGACG AGGCAGTTCTGGACTTCCTACAACG ATGGGGACCAGTGTGCCTCGAATCCATGCCAGAACGGGGGCTCCTGTGAGGACCAGCTCCAGTCCTACGTCTGCTTCTGCCTCCCCGACTTTGAGGGACGCAACTGTGAGACAA ACAAGAACGCCCAACTCATCTGTGTGAACGAGAACGGCGGCTGTGAGCAGTACTGCAGCGACCGCGAGGGGGACAAGCGCTCCTGCCGGTGCCACGAGGGGTACGCTCTGCAACCGGATGGAGTGTCCTGCATGCCCACAG CTGAATACCCCTGTGGGAAAATAcctattttggaaaaaaagaatGCCAGCAACCCCCAAGGCCGAATTGTGGGGGGCAAGGTGTGCCCCAAAGGGGAGTGTCCATGGCAG GCCGTGCTGTTGCTGAACAGGGCGCTGCTCTGTGGGGGCACCCTGCTGGACCCTAGCTGGGTGGTGTCCGCAGCCCACTGCTTTGACAAGATCCGGAGCTGGAGGAACCTGTCCGTGGTGCTGG GCGAGCATGACCTCAGTGAGGATGACGGGGACGAGCAGGCCCGGTGGGTGGTGCAGGTCATCATTCCCGACAAGTACGTCGTGGGCAAGACTGACCATGACATCGCACTTCTCCGCCTGCACCAGCCCGTGACCCTCACTGACCACGTGGTGCCCCTCTGTCTGCCGGAGAGGGCCTTCTCCGAGAACACGCTGGCCAGCATCCGCTTCTCATGGGTCAGCGGCTGGGGCCAGCTGCTGGACCGTGGTGCCACGGCCCTGGAGCTCATGGCCATCGAGGTGCCCAGGCTGATGACCCAGGACTGCCTGGAGCAATCCAAGCAGAGGCCAGACTCCCCGGTGGTCACAGAGAACATGTTCTGTGCCGGCTACCTGGACGGCAGCAAGGACGCCTGCAAGGGGGACAGCGGGGGCCCCCACGCCACACGCTACAGAGGCACGTGGTACCTGACGGGTGTGGTCAGCTGGGGAGAGGGCTGCGCTGCCGCCGGCCATGTCGGAGTGTACACCCGGGTCTCCCAATACACGGAGTGGCTCAACAGGCTCATGGACTCCAAGCCCCAGCTGGGCATCCTGCGGCGAGCCCCATTCCCCTAG